The Corallincola holothuriorum genomic interval GACGCATAAAAAAAGCCCATCCGAGAGGATGGGCAGCTAATAAAAAGCTAGGGAGTCTTGAAAGGAAGCACTTTCCAATGCACTAGTTGAGACTCACTCCTATGAAAAAAGTTCTGCTTTTCACCTAAAAAAATGATGTTTTTTTAACCGCATTCACGCCGCCTTACTCCACACATCTTTAATCACCCATAAAATCAATGAGCTACGCAAGATCGTCATATTAAGGACATAAAAATGTAATTTAATTACATAAAAGATGCCCAATAGACACTATTTAGGCAAAAAAAAGCCGGTTGCACTGAGTGCATCCGGCGAATAAAGCTTTGGGGAGAAGCTAATGTTCCCAGACCCCTTAGGGTCAAAGCCAACAACAAGGTTATTAGCTTGAGAGCACTATAAAGGCGCTTTTTTTCAATTTAAAGTTAAAACTCTAACAGTTGAACGCTTGTTTGATATAGCGCAATTTATGGCTATAGAATGGCTTATAGCGGGGGGTTTCAGGCAAAAAAAACTCCGACACTGACGTATCGGAGTAAGAATTCAACAGTTTCAACAAGCTGAAACCAAAAGGTCTGTAAGAATGAACATCTTACCTCTGTACCCTACGCCTACTAATGTACCAAACGCGCAGTTAACATGAAAGTAATTTATGTAATAAAATTCCTAATATTGCTTTATTAATAGCCAAGCAATAACTAATGTGCTTGATCCCAATTATCACCAATCCCAGCTTCAACCAATAGCGGCACATCCAGCTCAACAGCATCACTCATTAGCTGACTCAATGTTTTTGCCAACGCATCCGCTTGCGCTTGCTCCACCTCAAACACCAATTCATCGTGAACCTGCATCACCATCACTAACCGTTGTTTACCTTCAGTTTGGATCCAATGGTCCACCTTCAGCATCGCCAGCTTGATGATGTCAGCTGCCGTTCCCTGCATCGGCGCGTTGATCGCCGCACGCTCAGCCGCCTTCTTTCTCGCCATGTTGCGCGCCTTAATATCAGGCAGATGTAAACGACGACCAAACAGGGTTTCGACATAGCCCTGCTGCTCCGCCTCTTTTCGGGTGCGCTCCATATACTCAAGTACGCCAGGATAGCGTTCAAAGTAGGTATCCATATAGGATTGTGCTTCATGTCGCGGGATCCCAAGCTGTTTACTCAAACCAAAAGCGGACATACCGTATATCAAACCAAAGTTGATCGCTTTCGCCCGCCGACGCTGTTCAGTAGTCACCTCGTCAAGCGTGACACCAAACACCTCAGCGGCAGTCGCCTTGTGCACATCCAGCCCCTCTTTGAAAGCTTTGAGCAAGCCAGCGTCTTTCGACAGGTGCGCCATGATCCGCAGTTCAATTTGCGAATAATCAGCCGCGACGATCACACGACCGGCCGGGGCGATAAACGCCTGACGCACCCGGCGACCTTCAGCGGTACGAATAGGGATATTCTGCAGATTAGGATCGGAGGAGGAGAGGCGCCCCGTGGCTGTTACCGCTTGATGGTAAGAGGTATGGACCCGGCCGGAGCCAGCATTCACCATCCGCGGCAATTTATCGGTATAGGTAGACTTCAACTTAGCAAGACCACGATACTCGAGGATCAGCTTTGGTAAGGGGTAATCCAACGCCAACTCTTGTAGTGTCTCTTCTGCTGTAGAAGGCGCCCCCTTCGGGGTCTTTTTCAGTACTGGCAAGCTCAGCTTATCAAACAAGATCGCCTGCAGCTGTTTCGGCGAAGACAAGTTAAACTCTTCGCCAGCAACGGCAAACGCTTCTTTTTCTAGTTCCGCCAAGCGAATACCTAGTTCATCGCTTTGCCCTGCCAACATGGCACTGTCAATCAGCACGCCATGGCGTTCCATCCGCGACAATACCGGTACCAATGGCAACTCAATATCATTGAACACCTTGGTCAACGATGCGTCTGCTTCAACCTTTGGCCAAATAGTCTGATGCAAGCGCAACGTGATATCAGCGTCTTCCGCCGCATAAGGAGCGGCCTGATCCATCTCAATCTGATTAAAGGTAAGCTGCTTCGCCCCTTTACCAGCCACCTCTTCAAAGCTGATCGCTTTATGACTGAGATACTTCAGTGCCAGGCTGTCCATATCGTGCCTGCCGGCAACACTGTTGAAGACGTAGGATTCAAGCATGGTATCGAAGGCGATCCCCGCCAGCTCGATGCCATGATTAGACAACACCGCCAAATCATACTTCAGGTTTTGCCCAACTTTCAGGATCTTGGGATCCTCCAGAACCGGTTTCAGCAGCGGCAGGATGTCAGCCAACGAGAGTTGCACTGGCGCCCCCAAGTAATCATGTCCCAGCGGCAGGTAAGCCGCTTCGCCAGGCGCAACGGCAAAGGAGATACCCACCAATTTCGCTTCTTGTACATCAAGACTGGTTGTTTCGGTGTCAATGGCAAACAAAGGCGCTGCGGCAAGTTTCTCCAACCATGGCATTAGATCAGCTTTCGTGAACAGGGTCTGATAACCACTGCGATCAATCGCTGCCGCACTGGATGCCGGACTATCAGTCACTGGATTGGCTTGCTCACCCTCACCATCGAGGATCTCAGCCAACCAGCGACGAAACTCCATCTGGCCAAACAATTTTACCAAAGCATCTTTGTCTGGCGCTGTCCGCGTCAGTTGTTCAGGCAGTTTTTCTAACGGCACATCAAGCTTAATGGTTGCCAACTTATACGACATATCTGCCGCCGCCTGGTTATCACGCAGCTTAGTCGGCATGGTTTTGGCACCACGGAAACCAAGTGTGGCCACCGCATCGGGATCGGCATACAACGCATCAAGCCCGCCAATACCTTGCAACATGGCCAGTGCCGTCTTTTCACCCACACCTGGCACACCCGGTATGTTATCGACCTTGTCACCCATTAAGGCCAGAAAATCGATGATCAGCGTCGGCGGAATACCATATTTCTGCTCCACTTCAACAGGACCCATCACGGTGTCAGTCATGGTGTTGATCAGTGTGACGTGCTCATCCACCAACTGCGCCATATCCTTATCGCCAG includes:
- the polA gene encoding DNA polymerase I, whose protein sequence is MTTIPANPFVLVDGSSYLYRAYHSPPHLTNSAGEPTGAVYGVVNMLRSLLKQFDPSHIAVVFDAKGKTFRDDMFPEYKAQRPSMPDDLRCQIAPLHEIIRNMGLPLLMVDGVEADDVIGTLARQAAAEGRHTLISTGDKDMAQLVDEHVTLINTMTDTVMGPVEVEQKYGIPPTLIIDFLALMGDKVDNIPGVPGVGEKTALAMLQGIGGLDALYADPDAVATLGFRGAKTMPTKLRDNQAAADMSYKLATIKLDVPLEKLPEQLTRTAPDKDALVKLFGQMEFRRWLAEILDGEGEQANPVTDSPASSAAAIDRSGYQTLFTKADLMPWLEKLAAAPLFAIDTETTSLDVQEAKLVGISFAVAPGEAAYLPLGHDYLGAPVQLSLADILPLLKPVLEDPKILKVGQNLKYDLAVLSNHGIELAGIAFDTMLESYVFNSVAGRHDMDSLALKYLSHKAISFEEVAGKGAKQLTFNQIEMDQAAPYAAEDADITLRLHQTIWPKVEADASLTKVFNDIELPLVPVLSRMERHGVLIDSAMLAGQSDELGIRLAELEKEAFAVAGEEFNLSSPKQLQAILFDKLSLPVLKKTPKGAPSTAEETLQELALDYPLPKLILEYRGLAKLKSTYTDKLPRMVNAGSGRVHTSYHQAVTATGRLSSSDPNLQNIPIRTAEGRRVRQAFIAPAGRVIVAADYSQIELRIMAHLSKDAGLLKAFKEGLDVHKATAAEVFGVTLDEVTTEQRRRAKAINFGLIYGMSAFGLSKQLGIPRHEAQSYMDTYFERYPGVLEYMERTRKEAEQQGYVETLFGRRLHLPDIKARNMARKKAAERAAINAPMQGTAADIIKLAMLKVDHWIQTEGKQRLVMVMQVHDELVFEVEQAQADALAKTLSQLMSDAVELDVPLLVEAGIGDNWDQAH